In one Bactrocera tryoni isolate S06 chromosome 5, CSIRO_BtryS06_freeze2, whole genome shotgun sequence genomic region, the following are encoded:
- the LOC120776650 gene encoding steroid hormone receptor ERR1 produces the protein MSEGGVLHIKQELDISTSCCSPSTSTTVGVNRSNSYSNGTSGSTSSTSSASAISGGGTGGNTSTSGNKSSPSVSPERQLCSSTTALSADLHSVTLTGCEASTPIALKSNDCGGNNTNSNNSAGSASGGSIRDELRRLCLVCGDVASGFHYGVASCEACKAFFKRTIQGNIEYTCPANNECEINKRRRKACQACRFQKCLLMGMLKEGVRLDRVRGGRQKYRRNPISNSYQTMQLLYQSNSTSLEDIKILEILNAYEPDTLTVQQQQQPHTTTESSSNTGTGKATQNTSVKLEQNNCSSGGSNSNNSEILSSSAQPVCIFQNNNCDAEEILAVLSDIYDKELVSVIGWAKQLPGFTELPLNDQMKLLQVSWAEILTLQLSFRSLPFNGRLCFAADVWMDELLAKECGYAEFYYHCVQIAQRLERLSPRREEYYLLKALILSNCDILLDDQSSLRAFRETILNSLNDVVCLLRYGSAVSHQQQLLLLLPALRQADGILRRFWRDICHEGKITVKKLFVEMLEPVSR, from the exons ATGTCGGAGGGCGGTGTATTACACATAAAACAGGAGTTGGATATCAGCACCTCATGTTGCAGTCCGAGCACTTCTACCACAGTGGGCGTTAATCGCTCGAATTCCTATTCAAATGGCACCAGCGGTAGTACAAGCAGTACTAGTAGCGCCAGTGCGATCAGTGGTGGGGGCACAGGTGGCAATACATCAACCAGCGGCAACAAATCTTCACCTTCAGTGTCTCCAGAACGTCAATTGTGTAGTTCAACAACAGCACTATCTGCTGATTTGCACAGTGTCACCCTGACGGGATGTGAAGCAAGTACACCAATTGCCTTAAAATCAAATGATTGTGGTGGTAACAATACTAATAGCAACAATAGTGCTGGATCAGCTAGTGGTGGCTCAATACGCGACGAATTACGTCGTCTTTGTTTGGTGTGCGGTGATGTTGCATCTGGATTTCATTACGGTGTGGCAAGTTGTGAGGCCTGTAAAGCATTTTTTAAGCGCACCATACAAGGCAATATTGAGTACACGTGCCCTGCTAATAATGAATGCGAGATTAATAAGCGCCGACGAAAAGCCTGTCAGGCCTGCCGATTCCAGAAATGTTTGCTGATGGGTATGCTAAAG gaGGGCGTACGTTTGGATCGTGTGCGTGGAGGTCGCCAAAAATACCGACGGAATCCTATTTCGAATTCATACCAAACCATGCAACTACTTTATCAATCCAACAGTACCTCTCTGGAAGATATCAAAATTCTTGAGATACTAAACGCGTATGAGCCAGACACATTAACggtgcaacagcagcaacaaccgcATACCACTACCGAAAGTAGTAGTAACACGGGCACCGGCAAAGCCACTCAGAATACTTCTGTTAAGTTGGAACAAAATAATTGTAGCAGTGGCggtagcaatagcaacaacagcgaaATATTGTCTTCCAGTGCACAACCAGtatgcatttttcaaaataacaattGTGATGCCGAAGAAATTCTTGCTGTTCTCAGTGATATATATGATAAGGAACTGGTAAGCGTGATTGGCTGGGCCAAACAATTACCGGGCTTCACTGAGCTGCCGCTGAATGACCAAATGAAATTGCTGCAAGTTTCGTGGGCGGAAATTTTAACATTACAGTTAAGTTTTCGTTCGCTGCCATTTAATGGACGTCTGTGCTTTGCAGCAGACGTATGGATGGACGAATTGTTAGCTAAGGAATGTGGATATGCTGAATTCTATTATCATTGCGTACAAATTGCTCAACGTTTGGAACGTTTATCACCACGACGCGAAGAATATTATCTGCTTAAAGCATTGATTCTGTCTAATTGTGATATTTTGCTGGATGACCAAAGTTCATTACGAGCATTTCGCGAAACAATACTTAATTCATTAAATGATGTCGTATGCTTATTACGTTATGGGTCTGCAGTGTCACACCAGCAACAGCTGCTTCTCCTGTTGCCAGCATTACGACAAGCGGATGGGATTTTACGTCGATTTTGGAGAGATATTTGTCATGAGggtaaaataacagtaaaaaaattgtttgtagaAATGCTGGAACCAGTGTCCAGGTGA
- the LOC120776586 gene encoding chaperone protein DnaJ, with the protein MNVLNSISRAILQNFLKLNKLQLATVAYQFKVERPVYYPDRQNEMQRFTEQQKSQLVAETQEKKKLPRDYYYKILGVKRHASTQQIKAAYYTLAKRFHPDAGNSPPHESKRFQEISNAYHILTDESKRLEYDQLGMVKDEQSFLHKFTNSGNGFINRKGEVVLPTTREEMIKMTSGESRLELTFLEAAHGLKKNIDIRFLKKCPACNGKSPQLVNRSKPELCRKCQGIGKLTKKTATYTSIQVCDQCHGKRYINRNECDTCENRGVVLETVRIVAQVPPGVKHGELVPVDNPKTKQRIHYRVQVQPSDIFQRIGNNVLSDKYISISDAVLGGTFKVRGIYEELEVKLDPGTESHTTKTLKGKGIRSRDGTGDHIINFKIRIPRQLSMKQRQLIMALAKTEDHTFERPI; encoded by the exons ATGAatgttttaaattcaataaGTCGTGCAATActacaaaattttctcaaactaaataaattacaattggCTACTGTTGCTTATCAGTTTAAAGTTGAACGACCAGTTTATTATCCCGATAGACAAAATGAAATGCAGCGGTTTACTGAACAACAGAAGTCACAGTTGGTCGCGGAAACACAAGAGAAGAAGAAACTTCCGAGGGATTATTACTACAAAATACTCGGTGTGAAACGGCACGCATCGACGCAGCAAATCAAAGCAGCGTATTATACTTTGGCAAAACGATTTCATCCAGACGCAG GTAATTCGCCACCTCATGAGTCCAAACGGTTTCAAGAAATTTCAAATGCTTATCATATACTAACGGATGAATCTAAGCGTCTGGAATATGACCAGTTGGGCATGGTAAAGGATGAACAGtcatttttgcataaattcacaaattcgGGCAATGGTTTTATTAATCGCAAGGGAGAAGTTGTTCTACCCACTACTCGCGAgg AAATGATAAAAATGACATCCGGTGAATCTAGGCTAGAGCTTACGTTTTTGGAAGCAGCCCAtggattaaagaaaaatattgatatacGTTTCCTTAAGAAATGCCCAGCGTGCAACGGTAAATCACCCCAGCTCGTCAACCGTAGCAAACCCGAGCTTTGCAGAAAATGTCAAGGAATTGGAAAATTAACCAAGAAAACTGCCACATATACCAGTATTCAAGTTTGTGATCAGTGTCATGGTAAAAGATACATTAATCGTAACGAGTGCGATACATGTGAAAACCGTGGCGTTGTGCTAGAGACAGTTCGAATTGTAGCACAAGTACCACCAGGAGTAAAACATGGTGAATTAGTACCTGTTGATAATCCAAAAACGAAACAACGCATCCATTACCGCGTACAAGTGCAACCGAGTGACATCTTTCAACGTATAGGCAACAATGTACTTTCAGACAAGTACATTAGTATTTCGGACGCAGTATTAGGTGGAACTTTTAAAGTACGTGGCATATACGAAGAACTAGAAGTTAAACTAGACCCCGGAACTGAGAGCCACACCACAAAAACATTAAAGGGCAAAGGTATTAGATCTCGTGATGGCACTGGCGATCACATCATCAACTTTAAAATACGTATTCCTCGGCAATTAAGTATGAAACAGCGTCAACTAATAATGGCCTTAGCCAAGACGGAGGATCACACATTTGAACGACCTATTTAG
- the LOC120777756 gene encoding WD repeat domain phosphoinositide-interacting protein 2 isoform X1, giving the protein MMNLLGRPDIEAGEVFVNFNQNDTSLAVATRSGYSLYSLSSVDLTLDKIYSCHTDEIFLIERLFESSLVAVVSQRSPRKLKVCHFKKQSEICNYSYSNTILAVKLNRERLIVCLEESLYIHNIQDMKVVHTIRDTPCNPNGLCALSSSSEHCYLAYPGSVTSGEVQIFDAINLHAKTMIPAHDSPLAALAFSPSGTEIATASERGTVIRVFSSLDGSKLFEMRRGLKRCVAIASLSFSTCAKYLVSSSNTETVHIFRLDRSAAEQTDSKQTSDDWMGYSFFRYLSKTVTSYLPTQVTDVFSQGRAFTSVTLPEAGVRRMCAITTIQKQLRLLVASQDGYLYVYSIPSIEGGECQLIKKHDIRLDDSYAMDIKVDSPQPLGGAGAGTAVTEVISEDESSKQSTASGATYASAVKGDEKVAQP; this is encoded by the exons ATGATGAATCTATTGGGACGCCCGGACATTGAAGCTGGCgaagtttttgttaatttcaatcAAAATGATAC ATCATTGGCGGTTGCAACACGATCGGGTTATAGTTTATACAGTCTTAGTTCAGTAGATCTAACATTGGATAAAATATACAGTTGCCATACGGACGAGATATTCCTTATTGAACGCCTTTTTGAAAGTTCTTTGGTTGCGGTTGTCTCTCAGCGGTCACCACGAAAGCTTAAA gtATGCCATTTTAAGAAACAGAGtgaaatttgtaattattcatACTCGAATACCATATTGGCTGTTAAACTAAATCGGGAACGTCTAATTGTATGCCTGGAAGAAAGTTTATATATTCACAATATCCAGGATATGAAAGTAGTCCATACGATACGTGATACTCCATGCAATCCAAATGGTCTCTGCGCACTTTCTTCCTCATCAGAGCACTGTTATTTGGCCTATCCGGGAAGCGTCACCTCAGGAGAAGTTCAAATTTTTGACGCAATAAATTTACATGCCAAGACCATGATACCTGCTCACGATTCACCATTGGCTGCATTGGCATTTAGCCCGTCTGGAACTGAGATCGCTACAGCTAGCGAGCGTGGTACCGTAATACGCGTCTTTTCATCTCTTGATGGCAGCAAGCTGTTCGAAATGCGTCGTGGTCTCAAGCGTTGCGTCGCTATTGCATCGCTCTCATTTAGTACATGCGCAAAATATTTAGTGTCGAGTTCAAACACGGAAACAGTACATATATTTCGTTTGGATCGGTCAGCTGCCGAACAGACTGACTCAAAACAAACATCGGATGATTGGATGGG TTACTCCTTTTTTAGATATCTCAGCAAAACTGTGACCAGCTATCTGCCCACTCAAGTAACGGATGTATTCAGCCAGGGTCGAGCATTTACATCGGTAACATTACCGGAGGCTGGTGTTCGGCGTATGTGTGCAATcacaacaatacaaaaacaactaag ACTTTTGGTGGCTTCACAAGACGGATACTTATATGTCTACTCTATACCCTCTATTGAGGGCGGTGAATGTCAGCTTATTAAGAAGCATGATATACGCCTAGACGATTCTTATGCAATGGACATTAAAG TTGATTCGCCACAACCGCTGGGAGGTGCAGGTGCTGGCACAGCTGTTACTGAAGTTATAAGTGAAGATGAGTCATCTAAACAGAGTACAGCCAGTGGAGCCACTTATGCTTCTGCAGTGAAAGGCGATGAAAAGGTCGCACAGCCTTAG
- the LOC120777756 gene encoding WD repeat domain phosphoinositide-interacting protein 2 isoform X2: MMNLLGRPDIEAGEVFVNFNQNDTSLAVATRSGYSLYSLSSVDLTLDKIYSCHTDEIFLIERLFESSLVAVVSQRSPRKLKVCHFKKQSEICNYSYSNTILAVKLNRERLIVCLEESLYIHNIQDMKVVHTIRDTPCNPNGLCALSSSSEHCYLAYPGSVTSGEVQIFDAINLHAKTMIPAHDSPLAALAFSPSGTEIATASERGTVIRVFSSLDGSKLFEMRRGLKRCVAIASLSFSTCAKYLVSSSNTETVHIFRLDRSAAEQTDSKQTSDDWMGYLSKTVTSYLPTQVTDVFSQGRAFTSVTLPEAGVRRMCAITTIQKQLRLLVASQDGYLYVYSIPSIEGGECQLIKKHDIRLDDSYAMDIKVDSPQPLGGAGAGTAVTEVISEDESSKQSTASGATYASAVKGDEKVAQP; encoded by the exons ATGATGAATCTATTGGGACGCCCGGACATTGAAGCTGGCgaagtttttgttaatttcaatcAAAATGATAC ATCATTGGCGGTTGCAACACGATCGGGTTATAGTTTATACAGTCTTAGTTCAGTAGATCTAACATTGGATAAAATATACAGTTGCCATACGGACGAGATATTCCTTATTGAACGCCTTTTTGAAAGTTCTTTGGTTGCGGTTGTCTCTCAGCGGTCACCACGAAAGCTTAAA gtATGCCATTTTAAGAAACAGAGtgaaatttgtaattattcatACTCGAATACCATATTGGCTGTTAAACTAAATCGGGAACGTCTAATTGTATGCCTGGAAGAAAGTTTATATATTCACAATATCCAGGATATGAAAGTAGTCCATACGATACGTGATACTCCATGCAATCCAAATGGTCTCTGCGCACTTTCTTCCTCATCAGAGCACTGTTATTTGGCCTATCCGGGAAGCGTCACCTCAGGAGAAGTTCAAATTTTTGACGCAATAAATTTACATGCCAAGACCATGATACCTGCTCACGATTCACCATTGGCTGCATTGGCATTTAGCCCGTCTGGAACTGAGATCGCTACAGCTAGCGAGCGTGGTACCGTAATACGCGTCTTTTCATCTCTTGATGGCAGCAAGCTGTTCGAAATGCGTCGTGGTCTCAAGCGTTGCGTCGCTATTGCATCGCTCTCATTTAGTACATGCGCAAAATATTTAGTGTCGAGTTCAAACACGGAAACAGTACATATATTTCGTTTGGATCGGTCAGCTGCCGAACAGACTGACTCAAAACAAACATCGGATGATTGGATGGG ATATCTCAGCAAAACTGTGACCAGCTATCTGCCCACTCAAGTAACGGATGTATTCAGCCAGGGTCGAGCATTTACATCGGTAACATTACCGGAGGCTGGTGTTCGGCGTATGTGTGCAATcacaacaatacaaaaacaactaag ACTTTTGGTGGCTTCACAAGACGGATACTTATATGTCTACTCTATACCCTCTATTGAGGGCGGTGAATGTCAGCTTATTAAGAAGCATGATATACGCCTAGACGATTCTTATGCAATGGACATTAAAG TTGATTCGCCACAACCGCTGGGAGGTGCAGGTGCTGGCACAGCTGTTACTGAAGTTATAAGTGAAGATGAGTCATCTAAACAGAGTACAGCCAGTGGAGCCACTTATGCTTCTGCAGTGAAAGGCGATGAAAAGGTCGCACAGCCTTAG
- the LOC120778448 gene encoding protein phosphatase 1 regulatory subunit 7, with the protein MADGNSAENGALSDITKSDTSIDTISKTPSIGPPVETEIIEEPLPSIEDVVLIDPECLELDLNHHRIEKLENFEPLKCIERLYLRWNLIKKIENLDTLTTLLELELYDNQITKIENLDTLVDLEQLDLSFNRLTKIENVDKLVNLEKIFLCANKIQVIENLGMLTNLTMLELGDNKIRKIQNIEMLVNLRQLYLGKNKITKIENLDTLVNLECLSLQANRIVKIENLDKLVNLTELYLSENGIEIIENLNSNTNLETLDLAKNRLKSIDNVADLKELEELWLNDNSVSDWKNIENLKENTKLKTIYLEHNPVATDKMYRFKLRSILPWLEKIDATLCR; encoded by the coding sequence ATGGCAGATGGGAACTCAGCAGAAAATGGGGCATTGTCAGATATCACGAAATCTGACACCTCTATTGACACAATCTCAAAGACCCCATCTATTGGACCGCCTGTGGAAACAGAAATTATTGAAGAGCCACTTCCTTCCATAGAAGATGTTGTACTAATTGATCCAGAATGTTTAGAATTAGATCTGAACCATCATCGTATTGAAAAGCTAGAGAATTTTGAACCTCTGAAATGCATTGAACGTCTTTATCTACGCTGGAATCttataaagaaaattgaaaacctCGACACATTGACAACGCTCCTGGAACTAGAACTTTACGATAACCAAATCACTAAAATTGAGAATCTAGATACATTAGTAGATCTAGAACAGTTAGACTTGAGCTTCAACCGTTTAACTAAAATAGAAAATGTAGATAAATTAGTTAATTTGGAAAAGATTTTCTTATGTGCTAACAAGATACAAGTTATTGAAAACTTAGGCATGTTAACTAATTTGACTATGCTGGAATTGGGTGATAACAAAATtcgtaaaatacaaaatattgaaatgctgGTAAATCTACGCCAACTGTACCTTGGCAAGAATAAGAtaactaaaattgaaaatttggacACATTGGTCAATCTGGAATGTTTAAGTTTACAAGCTAATCGTATTGTTAAAATCGAGAATTTGGATAAGTTAGTTAATTTGACTGAACTTTATTTATCGGAAAATGGTatagaaattattgaaaatttaaattcaaatacgAATTTGGAAACTTTAGACTTGGCCAAAAATAGGTTGAAATCGATAGACAACGTTGCCGATTTAAAAGAACTAGAGGAATTATGGCTAAATGATAACAGTGTTTCCGActggaaaaatattgaaaatctaaaagaaaatacaaagcTTAAAACTATTTACTTGGAACACAATCCCGTAGCCACAGATAAGATGTATCGCTTCAAGTTGCGTTCCATTTTGCCATGGCTTGAAAAAATTGATGCCACTCTATGTCGGTAA